The genomic segment GACATTgatgttttttctccagaagTGACTGTACGGACTTCAAGATCATCCATCTTAACAGTTTTTTTGTGACTTTCATCCGTAGCAACAGAGGTAAAAGGGATTCAAGGGTGCGACAACCATGTTTCCGCTCCGTGATTTTTCCCGTCTCAGCCGTTCGCGTCCGCAGTTCGCATGCAGTAGGCTAGTAGTGAACAGGAGCGCCCCAGCCCCGGTCCCCTATATCAGTTTGCAGTCGATTTCACCACTTTCGTCCCATTCAAGTTCATCAATGGTTCTGTCTTTTATGGTGCAAGAATCTTCACATCACCCTCATTAGCATCGGATGAGAACGGTTTTTTCACTGATAACGTTGCACGACTACATGCACAGCAGCTGGTCCACTTTTGTTATGCGAGTCTTCTGCGCCGGTTCTCTCGCCATCGTTTGCACATCCTGTTGGAATCTCGTCTTCGAAAGTTAACATTTGTGCTGCCGTATCAAAACCATGGCAGTGTCAGTTGAAGGTAGTCAAGATGAACGCCATCTATCCAACTGCCACGATATCTGGGCAGAGCGAGTCAAGCAGTGCCACGGTGAAGGATCACCTCTAGTGGTGGTAGTTGGCGCGCAGTGGGGTGACGAAGGAAAGGGTAAGCTTGTTGACATCCTTTCCGCCCGCGCGGACGTCTGTGCCCGATTCAACGGCGGACACAACGCTGGTCATACTCTGGAAATTGACGGCGTTAGGTATGGCATGCATCTTCTTCCGTGTGGAATTTTCCATACGCATACCATCGGCGTCATTGGAAATGGAATGGTGATACATTTGAAGTCTTTGTTATCGGAATTGGAGCAGATTCAGAAGATTAACCCTGATGCACTTAATCGCCTGCTAATTTCATCTCGTGCTCATCTGCTTTTCGACATTCATCAGAAGATCGATGGGCTgcaagaggaagcgaaggcaaaGGTTGGCGACGCGATTGGTACCACGCGTAGAGGAATAGGTCCTTGTTATGCAACGAAGGCGTTGCGCTCTGGCATTCGTGTTGGTGAACTTTTAAATTTTAAAGTATTTGAAACGAAGTATAGTCGGTTGGTTCAAGAGCTCAAAGAACAGTACCGCCTTGAGTTTGATGACAAGGAAGAGCTCGAAAGGCATAGACGTTACGCCAGCATCCTCGCTGAAAGAATCACTGATACCGCTGCATACATACGTAAAAGCGTGAACGAACGCAAAAGAATTCTAGTTGAAGGTGCGAACGCGGCACTGTTGGACGTCGATTTCGGCACTTACCCGTATGTGACATCGTCCAACACAACTGTTGGTGG from the Toxoplasma gondii ME49 chromosome IX, whole genome shotgun sequence genome contains:
- a CDS encoding adenylosuccinate synthetase, putative (encoded by transcript TGME49_279450), whose product is MAVSVEGSQDERHLSNCHDIWAERVKQCHGEGSPLVVVVGAQWGDEGKGKLVDILSARADVCARFNGGHNAGHTLEIDGVRYGMHLLPCGIFHTHTIGVIGNGMVIHLKSLLSELEQIQKINPDALNRLLISSRAHLLFDIHQKIDGLQEEAKAKVGDAIGTTRRGIGPCYATKALRSGIRVGELLNFKVFETKYSRLVQELKEQYRLEFDDKEELERHRRYASILAERITDTAAYIRKSVNERKRILVEGANAALLDVDFGTYPYVTSSNTTVGGVCTGLGIPPRFIGLSVGVVKAYTTRVGEGPFPTELTDAIGLHLREKGGEYGTTTGRPRRCGWIDIPALVYTAQINCFDCINLTKLDVLSGLKELKICISYKNKETSAIVAPGEFPCSAEEFSLLEPVYESMAGWNGSLEKCKTLEDLPEAAKAYVRRIEQLLSVQCRWIGVGPGRDDTIEVPAA